TCTCGCTCATCCTGCCCTCCTTTCGTCGGCCACAATCTCCCCATCCCGCACCCGGACAACCCTTTGGGTCTTCTCCGCCACCGTGGGCTCGTGGGTGACCAGGATGACCGTGGTGCCTTCCCGGTTGAGCTCCTGGAAAAGGGCGAGGATCTCCTCCCCCGTCTTGGTGTCCAAAGCCCCCGTGGGCTCGTCGGCAAGAAGAAGGGGTGGCCTCAAGGCCAAGGCCCGGGCGATGGCCACCCGCTGCCTTTGGCCCCCGGAAAGCTGGTTGGGGAGGCTATGGGCCTTGTCCAAGAGGCCCACCCGCTCCAAGAGCTCTAGAGCCCTGCGCCGCCTTTCCCTCGGGGGGATGCCGGCGTAGGCCATGGGCACCTCCACGTTTTCCAAGGCGGTGAGGCGGGGCAGGAGGAAGAAAGCCTGGAAGACAAAGCCGACAAAGCGGTTCCTCAGGTAAGCCCGCTCGGTTTCCGAGAGGTCTTGGGTGGGCCTCCCCAAAAGGCGGTACTCCCCCTCCGTGGGCCGGTCCAGAAGGCCCAGGATGTGGAGAAGGGTGCTCTTGCCGCTGCCTGAAGGCCCCATGATGGCGAGCATCTCTCCCTCCCCCACCCCTAGGTCCACCCCCTTAAGGGCGGGGAAGGCCACCTCCCCCATGCGGTAGACCTTCTTCACCCCCTTGAGCTCTAGGAGCATCCTCACCTCCCGGGGCCCATCAGGGGCAGTGGGCCTGAGGGACCCCCTTGCCGCTGCGTACCAGAGCTACCTGGGCCTCTCCTAGGTAAAACCACCTGGTCGCCCTCCTTCAAGCCCTCCAGGACCGCCACCCGGGTGCTGTCCTCCAGGCCCAAGGTGACGTTTACCCTTTCCGTGGAGCCATCCTCCCGAAGGAGGGTGACGTAGGCCCGGCCCCTCACCCGCTCCACCGCCCGCTTGGGAATTACAAGCGCATCCTTGAGCTCCTGCACCAGGATCTCCCCATCGGCGCTCATCCCGGGGCGAAGGCGGGGGTCAAAGGGAAGGCTCACGGTGACCTTGAACACGGGAATGTTGTTCACCACCTCCCCTTGGGGGCTGACGGCCTCCACCCGGCCCCGGAAGGTTTCCCCGGGGAGCCCCTCGAGGCTCACCTCCACGGGAAGGCCTACCTTCACCTGGGCGATCTCCGTCTCGTCCACCTCCAGGACAAGGCGGTAGCGGGAAAGGTCCCCTAGGGTGAGGAGGGTGGCGGTGGGCCCCACCTGGGCCCCGGGACTTGCCGCCACGGAAAGGACCACCCCGCTAAAGGGGGCCCGCACCCGGGTCCTTTCCAGGTTAGCCTCGGCTTCCGCCAGGGCGAGGCGGGCCTGGGCCAAGGCGGCCTCCTGGGAGCGGAGGTCGGCCCGTAGCTGGGCCTCCCGCAGGGCCAAGGCTTCCCGCTGCGCCTTCAGGCTCGCCTCGGCGTTTTCCAGGGAGCGCTTGGCGTTTTCATAGGCGGTTTCCGCCTCCAAGAGGGCTTGGCGGCTCGCACCCCCCGCCTGGTAGAGGAGGCGGGTGGCCTCGAGGTTCCGCTGGGCGGTGGCCAGGCTGGCTTGGGCGTTGGCGTAGGCTACCTCCGCGCCCTTCAGGGAAGCCCGGAGGGAGGCGAGGGCGCTTTCCCCTTGGGCCTTGGCGTTGGCCAAAGCCGCCTCGGCCTTGGCCAGATCGGACCGCGCACTCTCCAAGGTCTGTTGGAAGGGGGTAGGGTCTAGCTCGGCCACAACCTGGCCCTTTTCCACCCGGGTGCCCTCCTCCACCACGGAGCGGAGCAGGCCTTGCACCTCGGGGCGGACCTCGAGGCTCTGCCAAGGGGCCAGGCTTCCCGAGCCGGAGACCGTCACCCGGATCTCTCCCCGGGCCACGGTGTAAACCTCAGGGGCCTCCACCGTCGGAACCGCCTTTTTGGGGCGGAGGAGGAAGTACCCCAAAACCCCCAAAACCACCGCCACCAAAAGGAAGAGCCAGCGCCTCATCGCCCCACCTCCTCCCCAAAGCCCACCAGGTCCCTACCCGCCGCCACGCTCAAGGCAGCCAAGGACCGCCAGTAGGCGTTCTGGGCCACCAAAAGGTCATGGCGGGCCTGGGCCAAGTTGGCCTCCTCCTGCTCCAGCTCCAACCGGCTTATGGTCCCCGCCTGGAAGGCGCGGCGGGCCACCTCAAAGGTCCGCTCTTGGTTGGCGAGGGCTTCCCGGGCAGTGAGAACCTGACTCCAAGCGGCCTGGGTCTGGGCATAGGCCGACTCCAGAGCGGAGAGAGCCTGCGCCCGGGCGTTATCCAAGGCTTTCTGAGCGTTGTCCCGGCTAGCCTTGGCCTTCTCCAGGGTGAGGCGAGGGGTGTAGTCGTTGTCGGCGAGGCGCACCTGGAGCTCGGCGAGCTCCAGGGCCTGCCGGGCCTGAACCAGGCTCACCAGCCGGGCCTCGAGCCCCTCCCGCAAGGCGCCCAGGTCCACCTCCAGGATCTTAGGCTCGGGCAAGGAGGTAAGCCTCGGCTCCCCCGGCAAGGAAGCTCCTAAGGCCGCCTCCAGGGCCTTGAGGAGGGCGGGCCGCTGGGCCTTGGCGTTTTGGAGGGCGATCTCCGCGCTCCTTAGGGCCGCCTCCGCCTTGGCCACGTCCAGGTCCGTGGCGTTGCCCGTTTGGCGCCGGGCCTGGGCCACCTGGAGGTTCCGCTCAGCCAAAACCCGGTTGACCTTTAGAACCTCGTCGTTGGACTGGGCCTCCAGGAGGGCAGTATAGGCGGAAAGAAGGGTCTGAAGGAGGCTAAGGCGGCTTGCCGCCACCTGGACCTCCGCCAAGGCCAAGGCTTGCCTGGCCTGGGTGAGGGGGAGGATGAGCGTGCTGGGATCGGCCTCCAGGGCCCTTAGCTCCACCTGAGCGCTTTCCCAGGCCAAAAGGGCGTTCTGGTAGGTAGGGTTTTGCCCCAGGGCCCGTTGCCAGGCCTCTTGAAAGCTTAGGCTCTGGGCCAAGGCTAAACTTCCCAGGAAAAATCCCGCCAGGATCCGCTTCATTCCGCACCTCCCACAAGGCTTTCTCCCATGGCGTCCAACAGAGCGTAATAGGCCTGGAGGAAGGCCGCCTTAGCCCCCTCGAGGGTGCGGCGGGCTTGAAGGAGGCCCACCTCCGCCTGCATAACCTCCAGAATGGTTCCCGTGCCCGCTTGCAGGCGCCCTTTGGCCACTTCCCAGGAGTTCTCCGCAGCCCTTAGGGCCTTGCTCGCCACCTCCACCTGAGCCTGGGCCTGCTGAAGGGCCTGGTGCTTGGCGCGAAGGTCCAGCTCCGCGGCCCGCTCGGCGCTCTTTAGGGCAAGCTGAGCCTGGGCCAAGGCCTTCTCCTTGAGGGAAAGCTGGGCGTCCTGTCCCGGGCTAAGGAGGGGTAGACTCGCCTGAACCTGGAAGGACACTCCTCCTGCTCCTTGGCCCAGGAAGGCGTACTGACCCCCGTAGCTGAGGGTCCCCGCCTTCAGGTTGAGCCCCAGGGTAAAGGCAGCGGCCCCCTCCTGGGCGGTGAGGCCTAAGGTCACCTCGGGGAAGAACCGGTCCCGCCGGGCCTGCGCCAAGGCCTCCTCCGCCTCCGCCACCGCAAGCCGCGCCTTAAGCACATCCGGCCGCCGATCTCTCCGGGCCAAAGCCGCCTCGAGGGCGGGCACCTCCGTGGGCAAGGGGAGCGGGACCAGCTCCACCTCCTGGCCCAAGGTGCCCCTTAGCCGAGCCTGGGCCAGGCTGAAGGCAAGCTCCGCCCTCAGGGCCTCCGCCTGGGCTTCCGCCAGGTTTCCCTCCGCCTCCAAGAGGTCCTGAAAAGTGGCCTGGCCCTTCTCCCGCTGGTCCCGCACCGCTTGAAGCTGGGCCTCCCGCCACGCCAGGCGCTTTTGCGCTAGCTCCCGGTCAAGGGCCGCCAGGTAGGCGTCCAGGTACTGGGTTAGGGCGGTCTGGAAAAGGGCGTTTTCCTGGGAAAGGAGGTCCGCAAGCGCCTGCCTATAAGCGATTTCCGCATTCCTGAGCGCCTCCTGACCCTGCCCCCAAGGCAGCGCTAGACTCCCCCCCAGACCCAGGGCCAGGCTCTCCTGCCCCAAGGGGCTTCGGCTATAGCTCCCCTGGGGAAAGAGGGTGGGGGCAAGCCCCTTCTGCGCGGCCTCCCAGCTGGCCTCGGCCTGAGCCCTTTGCAGGAGAAGGGCCTGGTAACCCGGGCTTTCCCGCACCCGAGCCCTCAGGTCCACCCCTTGGGCTAGGGCAGACAGGAGGATAAACACCATCCATACCCTGGGCTTCATGGCCTAAAGCTAGCCCCTTCCGGTTAGCCTTGGGTTAGGGGGAGGGCCAAGCGGGCCACGAGGCCAGAGGGGACGTTGGGCAGGAGCTCCAGCCTCCCCCCGTGGGCCTCCGCCACCTTCTTGGCCACGGATAGGCCAAGGCCTTCCCCGGGGGCCCTCGAGGCCCTAAAGAAGGGGCGGCCCGCCTCCCGCAGGGCCTCCTCCGGCATCCCCGGGCCCTGGTCCACGACGGACAAGAGGGCCTCCTGGCCCGCCACGGCCAAGGCCAGGCGCACCCCCTTCCCCTCCCCGTGCAGGAAGGCGTTTTGCAGGAGGTTCCTCAGGGCCTGGGCCAGGAGGAGGGCATCGCCCCGGAAGGGAAGGCTTTCCGGACCTTGGTAGGGCACGCCGAAGGCCTCCGCCTCCCTTCGGGCCAGCTCGGCCAGGTCCAGGTCCGCCCGCTCCACCCGCCCCTCCCGGGCCAGGAGCAAAAGGGCCTCCACCAGGCGCTTCATGCGGAGAAGCTCCTCCTTGGCGGCAGAAAGGGCCTCTTCCCGGGAAAGATACCCCTTCTCCGCCGCCTCCACCTGGGCCAAGGCCGCCGCCACCGGGGTCCTCAGCTCGTGGGCGGCGTCGCGGGTGAAGCGCCGCTCCCTCTCCCAAAAGGCCTCGAGGCGCTCCAGCATGTGGTTGAAAGCCTCGGCCAAAGCCCTAAGCTCCCCCCCACCCTCCGGGGGCACGCGCAGGGAGAGGTCCGTGGAGTCCGCCACCCTTCGCGCCACCTCCGTGAGGCGGGAAAGGGGCCTAAGGGCGGCTCCCGCCAGGCGCCCAGCGAGGAGGGCGAAGAGGAGGGTAAGCAGGCCCCCCACCCCAAACAGGGCCAGGCGGAAGCGGCTTAGGGCGAAGGCGGCCCCGGGGTCGTACCGGGCCACGCTTAAGGTGCCCCCCGGCACCTCCAGGACCAAGACCCGCCACCCCTCCCGCCAGTAGGCCCCCGGGGGAAGGTCGGCCAGCTCTGGGAAGTTGGCGCTTTGTTGCCTCACCTCCCCCTGCACCAAGCGGAAGGCGAACTCGCCCCTGGGGGGCCTTCGGCCCTCGGCCAGGGCCTCCACGTAAAAGAGGAGGGAGCGGTCCAGGTCCCCCTCTACCAGGCGCCGAAAGGCCACGTAGCTCAAGGCCCCCTGGAAGAGGAGGGCAAGCCCGATGGCCAGGGCGAGGAAAAGGGCCAGCCGGGTCCTAAGGCTCATCCCCAAGCCGATACCCCCCGGGCACGGTGCGCACCACCTGGGGATAGAGCTTCTGCTGCAGGTAGTGCACGTACACCTTCACCGCCCCCACCTTCTCCCCGTCCCCGAAGACCTTCTCCGCCACCTCCTCCGGGGCGAAGACCCGCTCCGGGTGGAGGAGGAAAAGCTCCAAGAGGGCAAACTCCTTGAGGGAGAGGTCCACCCGCCTGCCCCCCACGTAGACCGCCCGCGCCGCCAGGTCCACCTCTAAAGCCCCCAGGCGCACCCGGCTTTCCTTCACCTCCGAGGCCCGGCGCAGGAGGGCCCGCACCCGGGCCAAAAGCTCCTCCAGGTGAAAGGGCTTCACCAGGTAGTCGTCCCCGCCCAGGTCCAGGCCCAAGACGCGGTCTTCCAGGGCGTCCCGGGCCGTGAGGAAGAGGATGGGCCCCTTGTAACCCGCCTCCCGCGCCTCCTGGGCGAAGCGGAAGCCCCCGTCGGGGTCCTCGGGGAGGCGGACGTCCAGGACCAGGAGGTCGGGCTCCAGCTCCAAGAAGGCCTCCCGGGCCGCCTCGAGGCCCTCCACCCAGCGCACCCCGTACCCCTGGGCGGCCAAGGCCCCCGCCACCGCCCGGCCCAGGCGGGGCTCGTCCTCCAAGAGGAGCACCTGCACGCCCTCAGTATGCGCCAGGCGGGTTAGCCGGGGGTTATGGCCCCTTAACGCCCGCCTAACCGCCCTCCCCTACCCTTTGGGGCGTGGGCCGGCACGGGGCCAGATGGGAAGGCGTTCTGGAAAGCTTCCTGGAGGTAGAGGTGGAAGCCCCCTGGGGCCGGGGGCCAAAGG
This genomic stretch from Thermus sp. LT1-2-5 harbors:
- a CDS encoding ABC transporter ATP-binding protein; this translates as MLLELKGVKKVYRMGEVAFPALKGVDLGVGEGEMLAIMGPSGSGKSTLLHILGLLDRPTEGEYRLLGRPTQDLSETERAYLRNRFVGFVFQAFFLLPRLTALENVEVPMAYAGIPPRERRRRALELLERVGLLDKAHSLPNQLSGGQRQRVAIARALALRPPLLLADEPTGALDTKTGEEILALFQELNREGTTVILVTHEPTVAEKTQRVVRVRDGEIVADERRAG
- a CDS encoding efflux RND transporter periplasmic adaptor subunit, whose protein sequence is MRRWLFLLVAVVLGVLGYFLLRPKKAVPTVEAPEVYTVARGEIRVTVSGSGSLAPWQSLEVRPEVQGLLRSVVEEGTRVEKGQVVAELDPTPFQQTLESARSDLAKAEAALANAKAQGESALASLRASLKGAEVAYANAQASLATAQRNLEATRLLYQAGGASRQALLEAETAYENAKRSLENAEASLKAQREALALREAQLRADLRSQEAALAQARLALAEAEANLERTRVRAPFSGVVLSVAASPGAQVGPTATLLTLGDLSRYRLVLEVDETEIAQVKVGLPVEVSLEGLPGETFRGRVEAVSPQGEVVNNIPVFKVTVSLPFDPRLRPGMSADGEILVQELKDALVIPKRAVERVRGRAYVTLLREDGSTERVNVTLGLEDSTRVAVLEGLKEGDQVVLPRRGPGSSGTQRQGGPSGPLPLMGPGR
- a CDS encoding TolC family protein encodes the protein MKRILAGFFLGSLALAQSLSFQEAWQRALGQNPTYQNALLAWESAQVELRALEADPSTLILPLTQARQALALAEVQVAASRLSLLQTLLSAYTALLEAQSNDEVLKVNRVLAERNLQVAQARRQTGNATDLDVAKAEAALRSAEIALQNAKAQRPALLKALEAALGASLPGEPRLTSLPEPKILEVDLGALREGLEARLVSLVQARQALELAELQVRLADNDYTPRLTLEKAKASRDNAQKALDNARAQALSALESAYAQTQAAWSQVLTAREALANQERTFEVARRAFQAGTISRLELEQEEANLAQARHDLLVAQNAYWRSLAALSVAAGRDLVGFGEEVGR
- a CDS encoding TolC family protein, coding for MKPRVWMVFILLSALAQGVDLRARVRESPGYQALLLQRAQAEASWEAAQKGLAPTLFPQGSYSRSPLGQESLALGLGGSLALPWGQGQEALRNAEIAYRQALADLLSQENALFQTALTQYLDAYLAALDRELAQKRLAWREAQLQAVRDQREKGQATFQDLLEAEGNLAEAQAEALRAELAFSLAQARLRGTLGQEVELVPLPLPTEVPALEAALARRDRRPDVLKARLAVAEAEEALAQARRDRFFPEVTLGLTAQEGAAAFTLGLNLKAGTLSYGGQYAFLGQGAGGVSFQVQASLPLLSPGQDAQLSLKEKALAQAQLALKSAERAAELDLRAKHQALQQAQAQVEVASKALRAAENSWEVAKGRLQAGTGTILEVMQAEVGLLQARRTLEGAKAAFLQAYYALLDAMGESLVGGAE
- a CDS encoding HAMP domain-containing sensor histidine kinase, producing MSLRTRLALFLALAIGLALLFQGALSYVAFRRLVEGDLDRSLLFYVEALAEGRRPPRGEFAFRLVQGEVRQQSANFPELADLPPGAYWREGWRVLVLEVPGGTLSVARYDPGAAFALSRFRLALFGVGGLLTLLFALLAGRLAGAALRPLSRLTEVARRVADSTDLSLRVPPEGGGELRALAEAFNHMLERLEAFWERERRFTRDAAHELRTPVAAALAQVEAAEKGYLSREEALSAAKEELLRMKRLVEALLLLAREGRVERADLDLAELARREAEAFGVPYQGPESLPFRGDALLLAQALRNLLQNAFLHGEGKGVRLALAVAGQEALLSVVDQGPGMPEEALREAGRPFFRASRAPGEGLGLSVAKKVAEAHGGRLELLPNVPSGLVARLALPLTQG
- a CDS encoding response regulator transcription factor, giving the protein MQVLLLEDEPRLGRAVAGALAAQGYGVRWVEGLEAAREAFLELEPDLLVLDVRLPEDPDGGFRFAQEAREAGYKGPILFLTARDALEDRVLGLDLGGDDYLVKPFHLEELLARVRALLRRASEVKESRVRLGALEVDLAARAVYVGGRRVDLSLKEFALLELFLLHPERVFAPEEVAEKVFGDGEKVGAVKVYVHYLQQKLYPQVVRTVPGGYRLGDEP